A DNA window from Phaeobacter sp. A36a-5a contains the following coding sequences:
- the phaZ gene encoding polyhydroxyalkanoate depolymerase, whose translation MRYMMSYDLMETMRNTNQWLGATALSMASNPALAAIPNPAIAWMAAWGEVTERSFQRMVTKPDWGIYTQTCADGRDHVVEIDTVVERPFGDLIHFRVAGRAEQPRKVLLVAPMSGHYATLLRSTVKSLIENCEVYVTDWHNARDIPVSAGKFDIEDYTLYLVDFMREMGPDTHVIAVCQPAPLTLAATAYLAEQDPGAQPSSLTLIGGPVDPDATPTDVTDFGRRVTMGQLEETMIQRVGFKYKGVGRKVYPGLLQLSSFMSMNGERHSKAFMDQIQRVSRGEASDHDAHNRFYDEYLAVMDMTAEFYLSTVERVFKGGEIAGNNFVVGGHKVDMGKISDVAVMTVEGANDDISAPGQCIAALDLCTGLPEVKKASHVEPGAGHYGIFAGRSWRDNIRPLVIEFMNANARTPKKAAAKRTKATA comes from the coding sequence ATGCGTTACATGATGTCGTACGATCTGATGGAAACAATGCGTAACACCAATCAGTGGTTGGGGGCCACCGCCCTGTCGATGGCATCGAACCCGGCGCTGGCCGCAATCCCCAATCCTGCCATTGCCTGGATGGCCGCCTGGGGCGAGGTGACGGAGCGCAGTTTTCAGCGCATGGTGACCAAACCGGATTGGGGCATCTATACCCAGACCTGCGCCGATGGCCGCGATCACGTGGTGGAAATCGACACGGTGGTCGAGCGCCCGTTTGGCGATCTGATCCATTTCCGCGTCGCAGGCCGCGCCGAGCAGCCGCGCAAGGTTCTGCTGGTCGCGCCGATGTCGGGCCATTACGCCACCCTGCTGCGCTCCACCGTCAAAAGCCTGATCGAGAATTGCGAAGTCTATGTCACCGACTGGCATAATGCCCGCGATATTCCGGTTTCAGCGGGCAAGTTCGACATTGAGGATTACACGCTATATCTGGTTGATTTCATGCGTGAAATGGGCCCCGATACCCATGTAATCGCGGTCTGCCAGCCGGCCCCGCTGACGCTGGCCGCCACCGCCTATCTGGCAGAGCAGGATCCGGGCGCGCAGCCGTCGTCGCTCACCCTGATTGGCGGGCCGGTGGATCCCGATGCAACCCCAACGGATGTGACCGATTTTGGCCGCCGGGTCACCATGGGCCAGCTGGAAGAGACGATGATCCAGCGTGTCGGCTTCAAATACAAGGGCGTCGGCCGCAAGGTCTATCCGGGCCTGTTGCAGCTCAGCTCCTTTATGTCGATGAACGGCGAGCGCCATTCCAAGGCTTTCATGGATCAGATCCAGCGGGTCAGCCGGGGGGAAGCATCGGATCATGATGCCCACAACCGGTTCTATGACGAATATCTTGCCGTGATGGACATGACGGCGGAGTTCTACCTGTCGACGGTGGAGCGGGTGTTCAAGGGCGGCGAGATTGCCGGCAACAACTTTGTTGTCGGCGGTCACAAGGTCGATATGGGCAAGATCTCCGATGTGGCGGTCATGACCGTCGAAGGCGCCAATGATGATATCTCGGCCCCCGGACAATGTATCGCGGCGCTGGATCTCTGCACCGGCCTGCCGGAGGTAAAGAAGGCCAGCCATGTGGAGCCGGGTGCAGGACATTATGGCATCTTTGCCGGCCGCAGCTGGCGCGATAATATCCGCCCGCTGGTGATCGAATTCATGAACGCCAATGCCCGCACGCCGAAGAAAGCCGCAGCAAAACGCACCAAGGCGACCGCCTGA
- a CDS encoding DUF6151 family protein, with product MADPLSFACDCGQIRGALSPEARKAGTRVVCFCADCRANELYHNQPDPAPGPVDLFQVNPDGVTFHQGQDLLRVMRLSPKGLLRWYAGCCGTPMANTLAKPTLPFAGMRSDRFADPSALGKVRARAFVPKAGKQPRTEGAARMVISLLSRMISARLSGRWKETPFFDIDSGAPISEPEVISKEARAELLRR from the coding sequence ATGGCCGATCCCCTGAGTTTCGCCTGTGACTGCGGCCAGATCCGTGGCGCGCTGTCGCCAGAGGCCCGCAAGGCCGGCACCCGCGTTGTCTGTTTCTGCGCCGATTGCCGCGCCAATGAGCTGTACCACAACCAGCCGGACCCCGCCCCGGGACCGGTTGATCTGTTTCAGGTCAATCCCGATGGGGTGACCTTTCATCAGGGGCAGGATCTGCTGCGGGTGATGCGGCTCAGCCCGAAGGGGCTGCTGCGCTGGTATGCGGGCTGCTGCGGCACCCCGATGGCCAATACGCTGGCCAAACCCACCCTGCCCTTTGCCGGGATGCGGTCGGACCGGTTTGCCGACCCATCCGCGCTTGGCAAGGTGCGCGCCCGCGCCTTTGTTCCGAAGGCAGGCAAACAGCCCCGCACCGAAGGCGCGGCACGGATGGTCATCTCGCTGCTCAGCCGGATGATATCGGCGCGCCTCTCCGGCCGCTGGAAAGAGACGCCATTCTTCGACATCGACAGCGGTGCGCCAATCAGCGAACCGGAGGTGATCAGCAAGGAGGCGCGCGCGGAACTGCTGCGCAGGTAG
- a CDS encoding alpha/beta fold hydrolase, with translation MSRPSQAPAERAAGAPLVMLPGLMGNAEAFLPQLRALSGVVPTMIAPLLGGDRIELIADHLLARLPARFSLAGLSMGGIVAMEILRRAPQRVSRLCLISTSPLPDTPAQAAEWEPLIIAARSGRLADVLRSCLPVECLAPSPQRLDILNSIYEQALALGPELFVAQARALQRRTDQQAALRRFKGPSLILCGAQDRLTPLKRHEFMAALMPNARLHVVEEAGHLPTLEQPDQVTGAIAEWLAEEDRQLGCPADLPADRQSAAATTQPQRISTPPAEPAAASPSKPLPPLTLTNPLKPSDPIG, from the coding sequence ATGAGCCGCCCTTCGCAGGCCCCGGCAGAGCGCGCCGCTGGCGCCCCGCTGGTGATGCTGCCCGGTCTGATGGGCAATGCCGAGGCGTTCCTGCCGCAGCTGCGGGCACTGTCCGGGGTGGTGCCGACGATGATTGCGCCGCTGCTCGGCGGCGACCGGATCGAGCTGATCGCCGATCATCTGCTGGCCCGGCTGCCGGCGCGGTTTTCACTGGCCGGGCTGTCGATGGGCGGCATTGTTGCAATGGAAATCCTGCGCCGCGCGCCGCAGCGTGTGAGCCGGCTCTGCCTGATCTCCACCAGCCCCTTGCCCGACACGCCTGCCCAGGCCGCCGAATGGGAGCCGCTGATCATCGCGGCCCGCAGCGGTCGTCTGGCGGATGTGCTGCGCAGCTGTCTGCCGGTGGAGTGCTTGGCCCCGTCGCCGCAGCGGCTGGATATTCTGAACTCGATCTATGAGCAGGCCCTTGCGCTGGGGCCGGAGCTGTTCGTGGCGCAGGCGCGGGCCTTGCAGCGGCGCACCGATCAGCAGGCGGCACTGCGTCGTTTCAAAGGACCCTCCCTGATCCTCTGTGGGGCGCAGGACCGGCTGACGCCGCTGAAACGCCATGAATTCATGGCCGCGCTGATGCCCAATGCGCGCCTTCATGTGGTGGAGGAGGCCGGACATCTGCCGACGCTGGAACAGCCGGATCAGGTGACCGGGGCGATTGCGGAATGGCTGGCGGAGGAGGACCGGCAGCTGGGCTGCCCGGCGGATCTGCCCGCAGACCGTCAGAGCGCTGCCGCCACAACCCAGCCGCAGCGGATATCGACGCCACCGGCGGAACCTGCGGCGGCATCGCCGTCAAAACCGTTGCCGCCCCTGACACTCACCAACCCACTAAAGCCATCAGATCCAATCGGTTAA
- a CDS encoding VOC family protein gives MEQRISLITLGVPDMERAAAFYEALGWQRADSPDGVIAFDLMSQTLGLYPLASLAEDIGLPLDELGTGAMTLSHNTRTAADVAALMARAEAAGATVLRPAGEVFWGGTIGYFRAPDGHIWEIAHNPFSPLSDDGAFRWNGYGAQTEG, from the coding sequence ATGGAGCAACGTATCAGCCTGATCACACTGGGCGTGCCGGATATGGAGCGGGCGGCGGCCTTTTATGAGGCGCTTGGCTGGCAGCGCGCTGACAGCCCCGATGGGGTCATTGCCTTTGATCTGATGTCGCAGACGCTGGGGCTTTACCCGCTGGCGTCGCTGGCCGAGGATATTGGCCTGCCGCTGGATGAGCTGGGCACCGGCGCGATGACGCTGAGCCATAACACCCGCACTGCGGCAGATGTCGCTGCGCTGATGGCCCGGGCGGAGGCGGCAGGCGCCACGGTGCTGCGCCCGGCAGGAGAGGTGTTCTGGGGCGGCACCATCGGCTATTTCCGCGCCCCGGACGGCCATATCTGGGAAATCGCGCATAACCCGTTCTCGCCGCTGTCCGATGACGGCGCGTTCCGCTGGAACGGCTATGGCGCCCAAACCGAGGGATAA
- a CDS encoding alpha/beta fold hydrolase has translation MAATQFLDCDSGRRLAYHLSPATGAAKDTPTLVFLGGLKSDMEGTKAVHLEAWARARGLGFLRFDYSGHGESSGRFEEGCIGDWHQDTLAAVKALTTGAILPVGSSMGGWQALLLARAMPERVAGLVTIAAAPDFTEDGYWANFTDPQKAELEARGQVELPSDYMEPYVITKRMIEDGRNHLVLRDPLVLAMPVRCLQGTADTAVSTETALRLLDHATCADMRLHLVKDADHRFSDPACLALIETAVAEVLGLSGAPDIG, from the coding sequence ATGGCAGCAACCCAATTTCTGGACTGTGACAGCGGCCGCCGTCTGGCCTATCACCTGAGCCCGGCCACCGGCGCGGCCAAGGATACGCCGACGCTGGTGTTTCTGGGGGGGCTGAAATCCGATATGGAGGGCACCAAGGCGGTGCATCTGGAGGCCTGGGCCCGGGCGCGGGGCCTCGGGTTTCTGCGGTTTGACTATTCCGGCCACGGTGAAAGCTCCGGCCGTTTTGAAGAGGGCTGCATCGGTGACTGGCATCAGGATACGCTGGCGGCGGTAAAGGCATTGACCACAGGGGCGATCCTGCCGGTTGGCTCCTCCATGGGGGGCTGGCAGGCGCTGCTCCTGGCGCGGGCGATGCCCGAGCGGGTGGCCGGGCTGGTCACCATCGCCGCCGCGCCGGATTTCACCGAGGATGGCTATTGGGCCAATTTCACCGATCCCCAGAAGGCGGAGCTGGAGGCGCGCGGGCAGGTTGAGCTGCCGAGCGACTATATGGAGCCTTATGTCATCACCAAACGGATGATCGAGGACGGGCGCAACCATCTGGTGCTGCGCGATCCGCTGGTGCTGGCGATGCCGGTGCGCTGCCTGCAGGGCACCGCCGACACCGCCGTCAGCACCGAGACCGCGCTGCGGCTGCTGGATCATGCCACCTGCGCCGATATGCGCCTGCATCTGGTGAAGGACGCCGACCATCGGTTCTCCGACCCGGCCTGTCTGGCGCTGATCGAAACCGCCGTGGCGGAGGTGCTGGGGCTATCTGGCGCGCCAGATATCGGTTAG
- a CDS encoding Lnb N-terminal periplasmic domain-containing protein, whose translation MTRALRLLCLGLLCLLILLATLWGALALWYRLPVDGLWRTAAASGFAGLGLATLWAVIRGRALRGLATFCLALAALIWWWASLTPPAEANWSPDVARQVTGTRDGDILTLTDVRNFDWTTPTDFTPRWETRSFDLSQLTTVDLFMSYWAGPEMAHMVVSFGFADGAHIAWSVEVRRQVGGGFSPVADLFKTNTLVLIAADERDVVGTRTNARGEDVQLFRINTDPDTARALLMQYVEAANRLAAQPQWYNSLTSNCTTVVMTMIRTILQDVPLDWRLLANGYLPEYAHEQGVLAAGYSTEDLRERGSITARAQARGITQDYSALIRKGVPTPAR comes from the coding sequence TTGACCCGTGCCCTCCGCCTTCTCTGCCTCGGGCTTCTCTGCCTGCTGATCCTACTGGCCACTCTCTGGGGCGCGCTGGCGCTCTGGTACCGGCTGCCCGTGGACGGCCTCTGGCGTACAGCCGCGGCATCCGGCTTTGCGGGCCTTGGTCTGGCCACGCTCTGGGCGGTGATCCGGGGCCGTGCGCTGCGCGGGCTGGCCACCTTCTGCCTGGCGCTGGCCGCGCTGATCTGGTGGTGGGCAAGCCTGACCCCGCCGGCCGAGGCAAACTGGTCCCCCGATGTGGCCCGCCAGGTCACCGGCACTCGCGACGGCGATATCCTGACGCTGACAGATGTGCGCAATTTCGACTGGACCACACCGACCGACTTCACCCCGCGCTGGGAGACCCGCAGCTTTGATCTCAGCCAGCTGACCACCGTCGATCTCTTCATGTCCTATTGGGCCGGACCGGAGATGGCCCATATGGTGGTCAGCTTCGGCTTTGCCGATGGCGCCCATATCGCCTGGTCGGTCGAGGTGCGCCGTCAGGTCGGCGGCGGCTTCTCCCCCGTCGCGGATCTGTTCAAGACCAATACGCTGGTGCTGATCGCCGCCGATGAACGCGATGTGGTGGGCACCCGAACCAATGCCCGCGGCGAGGATGTGCAGCTGTTTCGCATCAATACCGACCCCGACACCGCGCGCGCGCTGCTGATGCAATATGTCGAGGCCGCCAACCGGCTGGCCGCACAGCCGCAGTGGTATAATTCACTCACCTCGAATTGCACCACCGTGGTGATGACGATGATCCGCACCATCCTGCAGGATGTGCCGCTGGACTGGCGGCTGCTGGCCAATGGCTACCTGCCGGAATACGCCCATGAACAGGGCGTTCTGGCCGCAGGCTACAGCACCGAAGACCTGCGCGAACGCGGCAGCATCACCGCCAGGGCGCAGGCGCGGGGCATCACGCAAGACTACTCAGCCCTGATCCGCAAAGGTGTCCCAACCCCCGCCCGCTGA